The [Clostridium] colinum genome includes the window TAATAAGGAATGGTGACAAAAATGCGTGAAGCTTCCTCTTTTTTAAATACTATAGGTTTTTTCCTTCTTTTAATTGGAAACTTATTTTTTTCATTAATTATTCTTAAACGTTGGAAAGGTAGAATACTCAATATTTTAATACCTTTAATATATCCTGTAACTTGTACTATAGCAGTTATATTTACTGCTAAAAAAATAACTATAGCAAACGAACCTACCTCATATGTTGTTTTGTTTATAGTTAGTATGATTTTGTTAATATTACTTTTAAAAATACGTTTAGAAGAAGCTATATTTTTAAGTATATTTCAAACTTTCCACATTGTTTTTGTAAAAGGGTTGTCTGCTGGAGCTATGTCTCTATTTTATCAAAAAAATATGTTCCAACTTTTTCAGGTTGACCAATATACTCAAATCATAACTTGTATTGCTCATGGACTATTAGCAACATTATTTTGTATATATTATTTAACTTTTAATAGCCAAAAAATGTCTGCTTTTTTCTTATGTAAAGGTCAAGTATATTATGTTATGATTATACATATTATGTTAACTTTATACTTACTATTTAACTGCTATAATTTTTACTTTAACCTAGACCTTATTTGGTTTTCTGTGGAACAAGTATATACTTGTATAGTTTTATATACTATATACTTCTTAGTTTTACGCTTTGGTGTTAGGACAACTAGCTTATTACAAAATGAAATACGAAAAAAAAATCAAGATTTTACTATGTTAAATCAAGTGTCTAATTTTACAAAAACTCAAAATTCTAATGATTTTTTAAATTTATATCATAAATCATCTGTTAATTTAAAAGAACTTATAAATACGGATAATAAAATAGATGCTTTAGAAACACTTAATAATTTAGATAATAAATATAAATCTATAAATAATATAGATTGTAACACAATATCTCATTCTACAATAATAAATGCATTATTTTATGAATTTATAAATGTTTGTAGTTTTAAAAATATAAAACTAGAGGGTGAATATTCATTTAATAATAACCTTAATATTGATGAAAAAGATTTACACGAAATATTATCTATATTATTAAAAAATTGCTTAGAAGCTACATTAAGACTAAATGATGAAAATAAAAAATATATAAGTATAAACACTGAACAAATAAATAAAGATTTTATATTAAAAATATCTAATACATATAATAAAGCACCAAAGGTTGACAATGGTTATTTAGAGTCTTCTAAAAAATATACAGAAGTAGAAGGCCTTGGTATTGGTTATATAGAACAAGTTCTAAATAAAATTAAAGGTAAATTTGATTTTAAAATTGATAAGAAGAATAAAATTTTCACTGCTCAAATAAAAATACCTTTAAAAAAATAAAAATTATAATACTT containing:
- a CDS encoding GHKL domain-containing protein produces the protein MREASSFLNTIGFFLLLIGNLFFSLIILKRWKGRILNILIPLIYPVTCTIAVIFTAKKITIANEPTSYVVLFIVSMILLILLLKIRLEEAIFLSIFQTFHIVFVKGLSAGAMSLFYQKNMFQLFQVDQYTQIITCIAHGLLATLFCIYYLTFNSQKMSAFFLCKGQVYYVMIIHIMLTLYLLFNCYNFYFNLDLIWFSVEQVYTCIVLYTIYFLVLRFGVRTTSLLQNEIRKKNQDFTMLNQVSNFTKTQNSNDFLNLYHKSSVNLKELINTDNKIDALETLNNLDNKYKSINNIDCNTISHSTIINALFYEFINVCSFKNIKLEGEYSFNNNLNIDEKDLHEILSILLKNCLEATLRLNDENKKYISINTEQINKDFILKISNTYNKAPKVDNGYLESSKKYTEVEGLGIGYIEQVLNKIKGKFDFKIDKKNKIFTAQIKIPLKK